Within the Staphylococcus warneri genome, the region TTAATCTAAAATAGTTTTTATCTATATTAATTTAAAAATGTGAAAGAAGAGAATATGATGATTTGAAACTATCTATTATTTAGTACCTTGCAATGTACAGTAGTAAGTGCTATATTATAGATAATTACTACTGTGTAATGTTCAGTACTGATTATTACACTTTGGAGGTCTAGCTATGAACACACAGTTTAAAAAGGGTGCATTAGAACTGATAGTCTTACTTATCATCAAACGAGAAGATCAGTACGGTTATTCTTTAGTACAAAATATTTCTCGCTATATGACGATTGCAGAAGGTACTGTCTATCCTTTGTTACGAAGATTGGTAAAGAACGGAGAACTATCGACGTATTATCAACCATCAACCGAAGGACCAGCGAGAAAATATTATCGGCTTACTGATCAAGGGCAAGAAAGATTAGCATTATTGAAAGAAGAATGGCAAATGTTTTCAAATGCAGTTAATACCTTTGTAGAGGAGAGTGAACGCAATGAATAAAGAAACTTATCTAAAACAACTCATAAGTCATTTAAGACATATGGATAAAGATGAGGAAAAGGATATCTATAATGAATACGAAACACATTTTATAAGTGGTAAAAATGAAGGTAAATCAGAAGAAGAGATTTCCAAACATTTAGGAAACCCAAAGATGATTGCTAAAGAATTAAATGCTTCATTGGCTATTGATAAAGTTGATGAGAAAAAGAATGCAAAAAATATTTTGAGTGCTATTTTAGCGGTCATGGGTTTAGGATTACTTAATTTCTTTATTGTATTAGTACCGGCATTCTTTATTTTTATGTTTTTGCTTACTTTAGTTGTATTTACAATCACACTCTTAAGTGCACCAGTATTTTTAATTATTAAATATATTACCGAAGGTGTAAATTCTATTATTTTATATGATGTTTATATGAGTGGTCTCATGTTTGGTGTTGGTTTAATGCTGTTAGCTATTAGCATTTTCTTATGTCATTGGATTCTTAAATTAACGATTATGTATTTAAAATGGAATATCTCAATTGTGAAAGGAAGTGTTCATTCATGAAAAAGCTAGTTTTAACGTTATTTATATTTGGACTAATTTTAAGTATTGGTTTTGGTATAGGCGTTTTTTCAGAATGGAAAACATTAGCTTCAAAGCAAGACAATGCCACTAAGTTAAATAAAGTTTATAAAGCACAAATTAATAGTATAGATCTAGATGTTGATAACAGTGATGTTGAAATCAAACGTGGTAGTACGTTCTCAACTAAAGAAAAAGGCAACTCAGATAAGAAAATAAATAGTGATGTAAAAAATGGTGAATGGCATATTAGTGATCAAGACCATCAATCAAATATTAATTTTAGAATTGGTTACATGACAAAGCACAAATTAGTAATCACAGTTCCAAAAGCGATTGATCAATTAACTGTAAAAGGTGACTCTGGTGATGTCACTATCGATAATATAATAAGTAAGAAATCAGATGTTACGGTAGATTCATCAGATATTTTCTTAAAAGATAGTAAACTAGGAAAACTAAAAGTAAACAATGATTCTGGAGATATATCAACAAGTCATATCGAATTCACCAACGGCAAAATAGAAAATGATTCAGGCGATATAGAATTGAGTAAGTGTGTTCCAGATCAATCCTTATATGTATCAAATGATAGTGGAGATATTACTTTGAATTATCAACAGCATCCTAAAAATACTACATTTATTGCACATAATGATTCTGGAGATTCTAACATAGATAACAAAGAATTTAAGCGTCATCGAATTGGAGAAGGGGACAATAACGTCGAGTTGTTTAATGACTCTGGGGATATCAACGTGCAATAAAGATATATTTTAAGAGAGGTCAAGACAAAAAGCTCATTTTGGGACGCCGTTAATCGGTTTCCAAGAGCACAAAACTTTTTGTCTCAACCTCTCTATCGTTTTATTTCCAAGTATCGTCAGGATTTTGAAAATCTGATTTCTTCATACGAGAGACATAAGGGTTCCCTTTAACTGTGTAACGAAGTGGTTTGTTAGTCCATTCACCTTTATTCGGTATGCCTATACGTCCACTTTCAATAATTGATTTAGGGTATTTACGATGTTTAATATCGATGGAAAGTCGGCATTGATTTAAAGTAGCACCATCAATTGAACGTGGAATATTAAAGGCTTTTGTCCATTTTCCAGGGCCATTAGTCACTTCAAAGCCACTTTTGCCACGATTGATTTTCATAGCTTCAATACCATCTTCAGGTTCGATTGCGCGTATAAGCACACCTTCAGGAACACCAACATCTCTTGTAACAAAGTTAATTAATAGATGCGTATGCATGACGTGTGCATAAATCGTACCACCAGTTTGATATAAAGAAGTTACTTTAGGCGTGCGCTTTCCACCATATCCGTGAGCAGCACGATCTTTAATACCTAGGTAAGCTTCTGTTTCCACAATATAGCCACTATATGTTTGGTGTTCATCTTGGTAAATAACGCGAACGCCGAGTAATGCTTTAGCTATGTCCGTTGTGCTACGTTGTTTAAAATCCATAAATTTGGCACCTCTATAAAAATATTTGTTATAAGAATTTATTCTAAAATTTCTTAAAATATTTTTTGATTTATATTTTTAAAAGTCTTGTTGTTTGATACAATGACAATAGAAACAATATTATTACTTAATTAATGTATCAGAGTTATTAAGAGTAATAAAATAAATTGAATTGATGATCTGAAGGGAGCCACTAATATGAGAGAAAAAGTTGGTTTTAAAGCATCATTTAAATTATTTTGGTCAAATTATTTTAATTTTAAAGGGAGATCTAGACGTAGCGAGTATTGGTTTATGCAATTATGGCATTTAATCTTTATGTGCCCTGCCATTATACTTATGATTATTGGTTACCCAAGTTTATTCTTAGGTGCATTTAATGAAAGTAGTGGCGCATTAGGTATTGGAATTATTTGTATATTTATAGGGACTATTTATATCCTTATTTATTCATTGGCTACTATAATACCTAATTTGGCCATTTTAGCACGTCGATTCCATGATACTTCTCGTTCAATGTTGATTCCAATCATTGCGTTTGTCATTGGGGTATTATTGAATGTATTTAATATTGTTATTAACGCTAGTGGTCTAATAGATAATGTAGGCGTATTAATCACATATTATATTATCGCTTTAATCTGTCTAGTATTAGGTGTTTATAATATTGTGGTGAGTTGCTTAGATAGTAAAAATGAAGGCAACCAATATGGGCCAAGTCCTAAATATGAAGTGAATGAACCGGTTAACGAACCGAATTAAAATCCAGTTGACAAAGCGAAGTTATATCGCAATACAACAAATGAAATTTAAACTTCAAAGGCTAGTGTCGATAATGACGCTAGCTTTTATTTCAAAGTAAGTGTCGTATATATTTGACTCATAAAAAAACTTAAATCATAAAAGAATAGCTATACTTGCGTTGAATCAATATGATCAACGACAAGTATAGCTATTTATATTTAATAACAATTATTCTGTTTCGTGGATATATGATAATTCTGGATGTTCACGACCTAATAAATCATGTAGTTTTTGATATTTATCAAATAATTTTTCATAATGTTTTACTTTTTCTGGATCTGGTTGTTTTTCATAATAAACAGGCTGTTTCATGTGTTGCACGGTTTCTCTTAATGTATCATATGCACCACCCACATTTGCGCCCAACATAGCAGCGCCTAATGCTGTTGCGTTTGAAGATTCTAAGACGACAACTTTTTTATTTAATACGTTAGCATAGATGTCGACGAGTAATTGACTTTTCTTAGGAATACCGCCAGAAGCATAAACAGTATGAACTGGAATATCATTATCTTCGAATTGTTTCATAATCATTTTAGTACCGAAAGCAGTAGATTCTAAGTAAGCACGATGAACCATTTCAAAAGGTGTTTGCAATGTTAAGCCAAAGACACTACCTGTTAAATGGCTATCACTTAAAATACTTCTATTACCATTGTGCCAGTCTAAGACAACTACGTGTTGGTCTTCAACAGGAATTTGTGATGCAAGTGTTTCTAAATATTCTAAGACGCTCTTATCTTGTTTGGCTGCTTCTTCAACGATATGTTGTGGGGCCATTCGTTCAGAGTAACTAAATAAATCACCTACAGCTGCTTGACCCGCTTCGTAAGCATATAACCCTGGAATAATAGCGTCTTTAACTGAACCTGTAATAGAAGGGATAGGTTCTTGTTTCGGGTCTAACATTAAGTGGCATGTGCTTGTTCCTATAACCGGTGTGAATTCACCTTTTTCAATTGCACCTGCACCTAAAACGCCAGAGTGGGCATCAATCATGTAAGGGGAAATCTGTACATTGGAAGATAGTCCCCATAAGTTTTGATAGTATTCTGATAATGACCCGGCGCTATCACCAATTTGAATGACAGGTGCTTCGCATTTATCTTTGACGATTTGTGGTAATTCTGGATCTACGGTTTCAAAGAAATCATAATTAAAGCCATTTACTTCATCATAGAATCCTTTGAATCCTATACCACAGTTAGAGCGGATATTTTGATTGACGAGTAAGCTTGTCATATAATCTCCAGCTTCCATTATATAATGGGCGCGTTCTAATAATTCGGGTGCTTTATGTTTTACTTCGAGGATTTTAGGAATCATCCACTCACTGTTTACACTATGGCCATAATAATCTAACCAATTTTGATTAGCTTTCTCATTGGCTTCAACCATTTGAGTTGCTTCGTCTTGAGCGCCATGATGTTTCCATAATTTAACATAGGCATGAGGATGATGAGATAGGTCTTCATTCATATGTAATGGTCTGAATTCTCATCTAAAAAGACCACTGTACAACTAGTAAAGTCAACACCAATACCTACGACCTCATCCTTATTAATTTGGCTTTCTTCTAAAACGTGTTTAACACCATTTTCTAGTACGTGATGATAATCACCAGCATGTTGTAAGAAGTAATTATGGGGTAAAGTTTCTCCTCCTAATTCTTCAGCGATGGTACCATGTTGATAAGTCTCTTCATAACTTGAAACAATTTTTCCATCAGATGTATTTACCAAAATGACACGTCCTGATGCTGTGCCGTAATCGATACCAATACTATAACTCATTCTATATATCCCCTTTAAATTTGATGTCGTGTTTAATCATCTTTAAGAAGTTAACTTTAATTTAATCTTCTATGATAAAATTAATGATAGTGCTTACATAAATAATTGTAAAGTTTGACATATTGCAAAATCTAAATTCATTAATAGAACTAATAATGTTATATTAAATAATAATAAAAATATTATTTGGGGAGGTAAACATGTCATTACATATTGATCATGTGACGAAGAAATTCAATCAATTTACGGCAGTCAATGATATTTCTATCCATCTTGAAAAAGGGAAAATGCTTGGCTTTTTAGGACGTAATGGTGCAGGTAAGACAACCACCTTTAGGATGATATTAGGATTAAGCGAACCTACTGAAGGACACATTACATATGATGGTCATGCGATTGATCAGTCAATGTATAATCGAATTGGCTACTTACCAGAAGAACGTGGTTTACATCCTAAAATGACTGTGGAAGATGAACTGACTTATCTTGCAACACTTAAAGGGATGTCTAAATCAGATATTAAGAAAAATATTGATTATTGGCTCAAACGATTTGCTATAACAGAAAATCGTCATAAACGTATTGATGCCTTATCCAAAGGTAATCAACAAAAAATTCAATTATTAGCAAGTATGTTGCATCAACCAGAATTACTGATATTAGATGAACCTTTTAGTGGTTTAGACCCTGTTAATGTTGAATTACTCAAATCAGCTGTAAAAGATTTAAATGATCAAGGTTCAACAATTATTTATAGTTCTCATCGTATGGAACATGTTGAAGAGTTATGTGACGATGTATGTATCTTGAACCATGGTGAACTTGTGGTATCAGGTGACATACATGACGTGAAAGCCTCACATGGTTATAAGCAAGTTATCATTGAAACTGATAAATCAATGCCTGACATAGCTGATATTGAAGGTGTGATAGGTTTTGAAACAAATAAACGTCATATCAAAGTGACGATACAAGATGAATCCGTTGCAGAAAAAATATATCATCATGTCATCTCACATGGCTATGTACGTCGCTTCCAAGTACTAGAACCTTCCCTTAAAGACATCTTTATTGATAAGGTGGGTGATTTACATGAATAAATTTTGGGCTACATTTGGACTCACATATAAAAGTAAAGTGAAATCTAAATCTTTTATCATCTTCATGGCGATTGTCATTATTTTAATGATAGCATTATCCAATGCTGACAAAATCATGGATATGTTTAAAGGTGACGGTGATCAAATCGGTATCGTAACGAATAGTGAGCCAATATACAAAGCCATTAAACAACAAGGAAATGTGATTGATGAAGATGCTTCATTTAAAAAGGTAAGTAAACAAGAAGCGAAGAAACAAGTGAAAAATGAAAAGTTAAAAGAAGCCTATATCATTAAGGTGAAAGATAAACAACAGTTATCAGCAACTATCTTGAGTAAAGAAAGTGTCTCACAAGAAAAAGAGCAAAAAATAAATGGGGTACTGACATCGATTCAATCTAAACTAGTCGCATCGCAACTACATTTAAGTAACAATGATTTGAAAAAATTACAGTCCCAAAGTAAGGTTGACAGTCAAGTCCTCTCAGATAAGAAAGATCAGCAACTGGATGAAGGTCAAAAACTACTTAATTTAGTTCTAGTATATGCGATTCTAATGTTGATGTTCTTTATTGTTTTCAATTACGCAACACAAGTTGCAATGGAAATTGCCACAGAAAAAACATCAAGAGTCATTGAAATGATTATTACGAGTGTATCTCCAATCACTCATATTATGGCTAAGATTGCAGGGATTATCGCTGTCGCTTTAACACAAATTGTAATGATTGTTGTAGTTGCTATCATTTGTATCTTTGCCTTTGATTTAAAACGAATGTTAAAAGACTTTCATGTATCCATGAGTCATATCACTTGGCAAGTTTTAATCGTAGGATTGTTATGTATGATTATCGGAATATTAACATACGTGTTGCTAGCGGCAATATTAGGTTCTTTAGCAACAAGAATTGAAGATATTAACCAAACATTAATGCCATTAACTTTATTTGCAATGATTGCTTTTTATATTGCGATATTCAGTATGTTTAAACCTGACATTTTATTAATAAAAATAACTAGCTTTATACCTTTTTTAGCACCTTTTGAATTGTTAGTACGTGCCCAATCGACTGAGTTACAAGTTTGGGAAATCATCGTTAGTATATTAATATCAGTTGTAGTGATGTTTATTTTATTATGGATCGCCGTTAAAACATATAAAGATTCTGTATTAACTTTTGAAAAAGGACTATTTAATACCATTAAAAAGGTAATGAAAAAATAATTAAAAAAGAGGAAGCGCGTTAAATTAAACTTGTAAGAGT harbors:
- a CDS encoding DUF4097 family beta strand repeat-containing protein, whose amino-acid sequence is MKKLVLTLFIFGLILSIGFGIGVFSEWKTLASKQDNATKLNKVYKAQINSIDLDVDNSDVEIKRGSTFSTKEKGNSDKKINSDVKNGEWHISDQDHQSNINFRIGYMTKHKLVITVPKAIDQLTVKGDSGDVTIDNIISKKSDVTVDSSDIFLKDSKLGKLKVNNDSGDISTSHIEFTNGKIENDSGDIELSKCVPDQSLYVSNDSGDITLNYQQHPKNTTFIAHNDSGDSNIDNKEFKRHRIGEGDNNVELFNDSGDINVQ
- a CDS encoding HAAS signaling domain-containing protein, which encodes MNKETYLKQLISHLRHMDKDEEKDIYNEYETHFISGKNEGKSEEEISKHLGNPKMIAKELNASLAIDKVDEKKNAKNILSAILAVMGLGLLNFFIVLVPAFFIFMFLLTLVVFTITLLSAPVFLIIKYITEGVNSIILYDVYMSGLMFGVGLMLLAISIFLCHWILKLTIMYLKWNISIVKGSVHS
- a CDS encoding ABC transporter permease translates to MNKFWATFGLTYKSKVKSKSFIIFMAIVIILMIALSNADKIMDMFKGDGDQIGIVTNSEPIYKAIKQQGNVIDEDASFKKVSKQEAKKQVKNEKLKEAYIIKVKDKQQLSATILSKESVSQEKEQKINGVLTSIQSKLVASQLHLSNNDLKKLQSQSKVDSQVLSDKKDQQLDEGQKLLNLVLVYAILMLMFFIVFNYATQVAMEIATEKTSRVIEMIITSVSPITHIMAKIAGIIAVALTQIVMIVVVAIICIFAFDLKRMLKDFHVSMSHITWQVLIVGLLCMIIGILTYVLLAAILGSLATRIEDINQTLMPLTLFAMIAFYIAIFSMFKPDILLIKITSFIPFLAPFELLVRAQSTELQVWEIIVSILISVVVMFILLWIAVKTYKDSVLTFEKGLFNTIKKVMKK
- a CDS encoding DUF805 domain-containing protein, coding for MREKVGFKASFKLFWSNYFNFKGRSRRSEYWFMQLWHLIFMCPAIILMIIGYPSLFLGAFNESSGALGIGIICIFIGTIYILIYSLATIIPNLAILARRFHDTSRSMLIPIIAFVIGVLLNVFNIVINASGLIDNVGVLITYYIIALICLVLGVYNIVVSCLDSKNEGNQYGPSPKYEVNEPVNEPN
- a CDS encoding ABC transporter ATP-binding protein — encoded protein: MSLHIDHVTKKFNQFTAVNDISIHLEKGKMLGFLGRNGAGKTTTFRMILGLSEPTEGHITYDGHAIDQSMYNRIGYLPEERGLHPKMTVEDELTYLATLKGMSKSDIKKNIDYWLKRFAITENRHKRIDALSKGNQQKIQLLASMLHQPELLILDEPFSGLDPVNVELLKSAVKDLNDQGSTIIYSSHRMEHVEELCDDVCILNHGELVVSGDIHDVKASHGYKQVIIETDKSMPDIADIEGVIGFETNKRHIKVTIQDESVAEKIYHHVISHGYVRRFQVLEPSLKDIFIDKVGDLHE
- a CDS encoding DNA-3-methyladenine glycosylase, whose protein sequence is MDFKQRSTTDIAKALLGVRVIYQDEHQTYSGYIVETEAYLGIKDRAAHGYGGKRTPKVTSLYQTGGTIYAHVMHTHLLINFVTRDVGVPEGVLIRAIEPEDGIEAMKINRGKSGFEVTNGPGKWTKAFNIPRSIDGATLNQCRLSIDIKHRKYPKSIIESGRIGIPNKGEWTNKPLRYTVKGNPYVSRMKKSDFQNPDDTWK
- a CDS encoding PadR family transcriptional regulator produces the protein MNTQFKKGALELIVLLIIKREDQYGYSLVQNISRYMTIAEGTVYPLLRRLVKNGELSTYYQPSTEGPARKYYRLTDQGQERLALLKEEWQMFSNAVNTFVEESERNE